Within the Cotesia glomerata isolate CgM1 linkage group LG6, MPM_Cglom_v2.3, whole genome shotgun sequence genome, the region tcaattttcaaaaataactaaaaaaaaaaaaatatttaaataaatacttcaatatctttttaatcattaatttgaacccattatattatgttactaattttcaaattagcacaaaaaatttagttgaaaaattttttattttattttcacaaaatatttaagaataaaagaatttgaataagattgtaaatttataaataaatattgagaatcatcaaaaaaatgtgattctgaaaaattatgaaattgaGGAAGGTTTGAATTCTCTTCTAACTCTTATTAATCAAGATCAATCGCCTAGCAGTAAAAATTCAGTACATGGACAAGAACTTTCATCGCCAGATTCTGAACACTTTAAGATCATTGATGATGATGTTTTGGTCCCTTTCAGGCGGCTTCAACTGGAAAATGGTGATTTAACGCGCAGCTTAGACACCCATGAATTTATTGCTTATGATCTGACTcagataacaatttttaagatgGATCGTGACGGTGCTCCGTGGATTTGGGAGAGATTTTAACGCGTAATTAAAAGATGTGAATTCAAAATGgtcttttcaaataaaaaaaaaatgattaatgtcTGACTGGTATAAAGTTACATTTTGTACTACTGAAATAcgtaaatgaataaataaattaattatgagtCTAAAAATGTTAACTAAAATAagtattgtataaaaaataaaaaactaataattatagttttttttttttttattaattttaatttccatatAAAATTTGGACACGTCTATTCATACGTAAAAAAAGTCCTGATAAATCGACGCTGCATGAATGTAAAGACATTTACATTCACGCGGCGTGGATTTATCAGGACTTTTTTGTGTGTGAATAGACACTTCTGTAAAATTTactgatttaattttcagattttcATTTTGACTTTTACTCCTTCTGGTTCTTCTtgataagaataaattttcattaaaaaaaatttcatttgtaaattcataaatttattaattaaatattttcagatctattatatatattttatagaaattttgcAAGttggtacaaaaaaaaaaatttgattttttgctGTCAGTTTATATACGCCGCCactatacaattatttatatattaagtgTAGAGAAACGACGCAAAATGTACATGCTGAGTTCTAAAAAGTGAGGTTAACAAAGTTGTATAAGAAATAGGTGAAGTAAAGATGACAAAATTCTTGCCAGGCTGATTTTTcgctaaattaaattaattcttaacaTTTTATTGTCATATCCAGATCAAGTACGACTGTTTGCTTAGAATTAGTAGCgctttaatgaaaaataatgtcTAAATATTCCAGTtgttaagttttaaataatactgaaATAAGCTGAggtttgtcaatttttattacgaataaattttaatagaaaactATCTTTAAGAATTCgctttcataatttttttttgtaatttctacaagtgaaattttttcattataattttattggtacaaaattctaaaaactttttaagtgTCTACCAATTTCAGTATCACgtttttgacatttttgctaattttttttaatactgaaattaacagactcctgacaatttttataatcttataacaattaaattattgcacgcctcataagggAAGCGTTAAGgtagtgctctactctcgaaatttcaaaaaaagcagTCCCTAGCGGATCCATATACACCGTGTAAACTTAGTGTAAACTCGATGTATACTTAGTGTCAGTGTAAATTAGGGGTTTATTTGGTGTATACTCAGTGCATATTGAGTATTCACCAAATACACTTCAAGTTTACACTGAATTTACACGGTGTATATGCGCACGATATACACTGAGTTTACACCGAggatatactaaaaaatttttctaagtccTCAGAACAAAAgttgtgaagaaaattttttttgaaaaaaattgaaattaaaaaaaatcaaattttgaaaaaaaattaatattttcaaaaaaattaaatttttcaggaaaattgaaaaaaaaaacacacatacatacatacatacatacagataCCATCATAAAAACCGTCGGGGAAGTTTCCTGGggcctcaaaacgtcgagatcagattaaaactcgattttcgaaaaacggattaaaatcaataatttcccgattttcgaatattttcaattttctcagCGAAAAgttcatgaaaaataaaattttgcaaataaactcgagaaataattttttttttattcaataaaaaaaaattcactcagTGGGGACTAAATCAACTGAAAATCATTCACCTCGCAttcactccgcaaatttttaagtttttctccaaataatatatattgaagTGTTTCTGAAGttctattcttaatttttaaaaattaagaaattttttcgcaTGCTAAAATAGAACATTAGTTAACGACGCGGCACCTctattaatttatgttaatgaggtaaagtacccagtacttgaacgattttaaaaatggCCCTAGTACTTGAACAGTTTGGAAattcttatattattaaaaagctCCGGCCataaacattaatatttaatgtataTTAAGATAACTTGATGTCTTAGTTATATCTAAATATATACTTAGTGTATAGCGATCCGCTAGGGGTTTTCTCaaaactgaaattgatttttttttatttatatcacaCTTACAGGTTTTCtaagtgaaaatttataaaactatgtACAAACCTTTGCCATTCGGCTAATTGCCTTggcatattaaataaatacatacatacacttACAGGTTAATATGAGTGTACTaatatcaagtcaaataatttgtcaggcACATAAAATATGATTCaacaacaattattttatttaacatagtaaataataacattaaatagtatattacacacctagggaagtaaagtaagaaatgtctcagatcacatgtaattgttggccgaggcgaagccgaggtcaacaaacatgtgatctgagacatttcttactttacttccctaggtgtgtaatatactattttctgGGCGTCCGTGTGCCTGTGTTTATGGATTGGCGTATGTGGCAGGGAAATTGgtcgaaaaaatgatcgtatcggaataattttttttttattatctaaagtaacacacgacagactttctcaattaatatgagcgttcaattcactgtcgttaaatttttatttataaaaaaataatatgtgactgtgtatttttttgtatatctatctatacattttattatagtatttctTTCCTCACTTTAGAATTATGACGCGACTAAACCATAGCAaagttttctgttttttattattttgctttttatattttattttaatcaattttattgtgaaaaatgagattatgaggcatgcacttttggattttccaaacttttcttagaaaattataagtacaaatttttaaaaataattttttatcacaattgaTTTGtaacgaaaattaaaaaatttatcagatgTTTCctgattttagtatcataatttttactaaaaaactgataaaaatatttaactaataagtgatatttttttatagattatacgtaaatattgattgaagtGGTTAATCTGTCTTGTATTGGTAATtgaattaccaaaaaaaaaaacaaagatgGACGATTGGGAAGAAACATCAATACCCAATAGCAAAATCCAAACGTTGATCAGCAGTTGCTCAGCATTGAAGCCGGAACCAGACTTACTACACAAGGCATCCTTATTCACAGAAGGCGGCAAGTATTCCAGGATCTGGATCAAAGAAGATGTTTACGATGGCGAGCCTATTTACTACTactataaaatcaaaatacttGTAATAGAAAAAGATGAAAACGAgaagaatagtatattacacacctagggaagtaaagtaagaaatgtctcagatcacatgtaattgttggccgaggcgaagccgaggtcaacaaacatgtgatctgaggctttcttatttacttcccgaggagtgtatactatttttttgtccgacgaaggcggaaagcggcaacttagtttagcgcagcgggacgaaagttgccactttccgcccggagggcaaaaaaaatacatttttatttgtccAAAACTGGGGAGCTTTTGACACAATCAATCATCGCAAGCGCTCTGATAACTTATTTTTCAGGCAAtgtcttcaaaaatttatgatcCAGTCGTCTGAGCGTAGcagaaatttcattttctctAAAGTTAAAGAAAATAACATTAGTAACAATCCTCTGCCGGAGCCTGTTCCGAGAGCTGattgcaaaatatattttcgaCATGAGTTTTCTCAAGAAAATGATTGACGACTACACATTAAATGTAAAGGATACAATATTTACATTTCTTGGAGTTACCTCGGAGGTCCAACGTACTACATCTGAATTGGCTGATTATCGACAAGAATTCGCGACCCAGATCCGATCATCATTGTCTTATGGTACAATACGTGAATTATTGGAGAAGCAAATAACTTGTGAGCCAACTGATAAAATTAACGGCGGGAGCAGGACTTTCAGcctgatgaatttttattacaagcAATTGCCCATGACAATTAACTTCCTTGATAGAAACTCTGAACGCtacaaaataattgaaatagtatattacacccctagggaagtaaagtaagaaaggtctcagatcacatgcaatcgttggccgaggcgaagccgaggtcaacaaacatgtgatctgaggctttcatatttacttcccgaggagtgtatactatttttttccccgaggaaggcggaaagcggcaacttcgtttagcgTAGCGGGGCTAAAGTTGCCGCTTTACGCCCAGAggggaaaaaaatactttactAATTCGCAGTCAATGACTTCTGTTGATTCCTATATTTTAAATGGCAATCCTCTCAAGTTAAAGtatatatttgaaattgaaAGGCCATATGACAATGACAGATACACCAAAGATTTCAAGAACAAGCAACTACTTTGGCACGGAACAAAGAGATTTAACATCCCGTCCATTTTGTACGAGGgttttaaaataagtaaagcAAAACGAGGTTTGTTTGGCGCCGGTACTTACTTTACTAATGCAGTGACTAAGTCTTGGAGATATTGCGGATCTTACCTTGAAGGAGTTCTTTTTCTTTGTGAGGTTGCCTTGGGCGAAATTTCGACTGGGAATAATGGCTTTGGGAATGGACACCAGGAAAATCCATTACCTGTTGGTAAAAATTCAGTACATGGAGTTGGAAACTATTTTCCGAATATCAATGACTTTGATATTATTGATGATGATGTCTTGGTACCTTATGGAAGacttgaatttaaatataacGGTGGATTGGAATTTGATGAGTTTATTGTTTACAATACCtctcaaataaaaagaagGTACCTCGTTACCTTTTAGTTGGGAATAATGTTAGTTTCTTgctttagattttaattttacttctaTTCATTTACGAttttgtttattgaaaaattatttaaaaaaaaaataaattatgataaaaattttagatttaaattaaattttttaattataatttaattaatgaaaaaatttttaaattgtcttagacttagttaattttattttaatgaaaattctaaataaattttatttacaaaaattattatgttaaCGCATTAATAATAGAGTTCTCTATTCTTTTTATTGATAGGAATAAGTTATGATTGTAACGACATTTTtacaagtaattttatttattccatTTGTAAACCATCTCATAAatacagaattttttattctggaTGGAAATACTTTTTGTCAGGAAGAAATGAGCAAAGGATTCTTTTTCttaccataaattttaatcagataatatcaaattataattgtaatttttcttacctgaaatttttggactGTGATTATCCAAAAGAAGTTTCCAGATAGTAAATTTAAGCTTCCTGTAGGATTTTACAATTATCAGAAtattaaatgtactttcatAAATCTTATTTACCTATAATCGTTTTTgaatgaggaaaaaaaatgtaatttgtaattttttaatacattaatttaaaaatattccttaccattataattaaaaaaagtttggaaaattcaaaagtgcacgactcataatgctcatttaattatgaaatataaaaaaaaaaaaaaaaaaaaaaaaaaacttacgtcgtttaaaattaattgccgaaaaaacagctgtagtaggaaggtactgcacaagcgcccctggtagaataaaatgtacataatatctatagatatatcaccatccatgttaattttacatggatctatatagatatacagtctggtagttttcgttttttattaattgtaatcaaACGACagtgaattaattaaccattcgcattcagtgacctacaatcgtcgattagaatttaaaaaaaaaaaatttaactcaaataattgatttttacacaagttacagtgtttccggggtttcatacatgacggacaggaaaattttttgacctattttgatgtttttttccgtttctattgcagtaaatcaatttttagaaaatatgaa harbors:
- the LOC123267160 gene encoding poly [ADP-ribose] polymerase 2-A-like, coding for MDCPKKITLEEWERQLLPSEKVQKLIDNCTALKMEPDLVQTGWSKAYVYTTAERKYSQIWTKEDVHDNEPIYYYYRIQILGLNKDGYNEEGNYLFVQNWGAFDTINHRKRSDYLPLRQCLQKFMIQSGERSRNYIFAKIKENDISKNDLPELVQELIAKYIFDVGFLKKMIGEYTFDVKNTISAFLEVTSNVQEVASQLVSYPPGFMTHVPPRVVLSYQKVRELLKKQITCEPTDKINGGSRTFSLMNFYYKQLPMTINFLDRNSERYKIIEKYFTNSQSMTSVDSYILNGNPLKLKYIFEIERPYDNDRYTKDFKNKQLLWHGTKRFNIPSILYEGFKISKAKRGLFGAGTYFTNAVTKSWRYCGSYLEGVLFLCEVALGEISTGNNGFGNGHQENPLPVGKNSVHGVGNYFPNINDFDIIDDDVLVPYGRLEFKYNGGLEFDEFIVYNTSQIKRRYLVTF